The proteins below come from a single Streptococcus canis genomic window:
- a CDS encoding dipeptidase: protein MESYIKPQHQEACVAAIKKIVSYPSVCHEGENGTPFGQAIQDVLEATLDLCQGLGFHTYIDPKGYYGYAELGDQKDILAVLCHLDVVPEGDRKLWQTDPFDCVEVDGCLFGRGTQDDKGPTMMALFATKALIDAGVTFNKRIRFIFGTDEETLWRCMNRYNDIEEKATFGFAPDSSFPLTYAEKGLLQAKLVGQGSDKLLLEIGQAYNVVPARASYQGDKLTALQKELDKLGFEYVVKEGELTVYGLAQHAKDAPDGINALIRLAKALVVLEPNTTLDFLANVVDEDGRALNIFGPIEDEPSGKLSFNAAGLTLTKDKAEIRLDIRIPVLADKEKLVQQLSQKAQEYGLTYEEFDYLAPLYVPLDSELVRTLLAVYREKTGDQRPAQSSGGATFARTMDNCVAFGALFPDADQTEHQENEHIVLADAYRAMDIYAETIYRLTR, encoded by the coding sequence ATGGAATCCTATATCAAACCTCAACATCAAGAGGCCTGTGTGGCAGCCATTAAAAAGATTGTTTCTTATCCTTCTGTTTGTCATGAAGGGGAAAACGGCACACCTTTTGGACAGGCTATTCAAGATGTCCTTGAAGCCACATTAGACTTATGTCAAGGTCTTGGCTTCCATACTTATATCGATCCAAAAGGTTATTATGGTTACGCCGAATTAGGGGATCAAAAAGACATTTTAGCTGTTCTTTGCCATTTGGACGTTGTTCCAGAAGGAGATCGCAAATTATGGCAGACAGATCCTTTTGACTGCGTTGAAGTAGACGGTTGTTTATTTGGTCGAGGTACTCAAGATGACAAAGGACCGACCATGATGGCACTTTTTGCCACCAAAGCTTTGATAGATGCAGGTGTTACCTTTAATAAACGCATTCGCTTTATTTTCGGGACAGATGAAGAAACCTTGTGGCGATGTATGAATCGCTACAATGACATAGAAGAAAAAGCGACCTTTGGTTTTGCTCCTGACTCAAGTTTCCCTTTGACTTATGCTGAAAAAGGTCTACTTCAGGCAAAATTAGTGGGTCAAGGTTCTGATAAGCTGTTACTTGAGATTGGACAAGCCTACAATGTTGTTCCTGCCAGAGCGTCTTATCAAGGAGACAAGCTAACCGCTTTGCAAAAAGAACTAGATAAGCTTGGCTTTGAGTACGTGGTTAAAGAGGGAGAGTTAACGGTTTATGGTCTCGCCCAACATGCTAAAGATGCTCCAGATGGGATTAATGCCCTGATTAGACTTGCCAAAGCATTAGTGGTCCTTGAACCTAATACAACTCTTGATTTCCTTGCCAATGTCGTTGATGAAGATGGCAGAGCACTCAATATTTTTGGACCAATTGAAGATGAACCTTCTGGCAAATTGAGTTTTAACGCCGCAGGGCTTACCCTAACTAAAGACAAGGCAGAAATCCGCTTAGACATTCGGATTCCAGTTTTGGCGGATAAGGAAAAATTAGTCCAACAATTAAGCCAAAAAGCACAAGAGTACGGTCTAACCTATGAAGAATTTGATTATTTGGCACCTTTATATGTGCCATTAGATAGTGAATTGGTAAGGACCCTATTAGCAGTCTATCGGGAAAAAACAGGTGATCAACGGCCTGCCCAATCATCAGGTGGTGCCACTTTTGCTAGAACAATGGACAACTGTGTTGCCTTTGGAGCGCTTTTCCCTGATGCAGATCAAACGGAACACCAAGAAAATGAACATATTGTTTTAGCCGATGCTTACCGTGCTATGGATATTTATGCGGAAACTATTTACCGACTAACGCGATAA
- a CDS encoding YfcC family protein, whose translation MTEEKKRGFRIPSSYTVLFIIIAIMAVLTWFIPAGAYETAKDGSVISGTYKTVASNPQGFFDILMAPVRGMLGVEGTDGAIQVSFFILMVGGFLGVVNKTGALDTGIASVVRKNKGREKLLIAILIPLFALGGTTYGMGEETMAFYPLLIPVMIAVGFDSIVAVAIILIGSQIGCLASTINPFATGVAADAAGVSIADGMIWRIIQWFILVGMSIWFVYNYASKIEKDPSKSLVADKAEEHKEFFQLQNSGEDLNKRQRNVLTIFALTFVIMILSLIPWEDFGIKLFTNINTWLTTMPILGGAIGKTMGAFGTWYFPEITMLFIMMGVLVAIVYRMSEDDFLSSFLTGAGEFLGVAMICAIARGIQVIMNGGMITATILHWGETGLSGLSSQVFIILAYIFYLPMSFLIPSTSGLAGATMGIMAPLGQFSNVPAHLVITAFQSASGILNMISPTSAIVMGALALGRVDLGTWWKFIGKFIVMVMLVSVLLLVVATFF comes from the coding sequence ATGACAGAAGAAAAAAAACGAGGGTTTAGAATCCCTTCTTCTTACACCGTTCTTTTTATCATTATTGCCATTATGGCAGTATTAACCTGGTTTATTCCAGCTGGTGCCTATGAAACTGCCAAAGACGGTAGCGTTATTTCAGGCACTTACAAAACGGTAGCATCTAATCCTCAAGGATTTTTTGATATTTTGATGGCTCCTGTTCGAGGCATGTTAGGTGTTGAAGGTACTGATGGCGCTATTCAAGTGTCTTTCTTTATCTTAATGGTTGGTGGCTTTTTAGGAGTTGTCAACAAAACAGGTGCCCTTGACACGGGGATTGCGTCAGTGGTTCGTAAAAATAAGGGCAGAGAAAAACTATTGATTGCTATTTTGATTCCTTTATTTGCCCTAGGTGGAACTACCTATGGTATGGGGGAAGAAACCATGGCTTTCTACCCACTTTTAATTCCCGTGATGATTGCGGTTGGTTTTGATAGTATTGTTGCAGTGGCTATTATCTTGATTGGTTCTCAAATTGGGTGTTTGGCTTCTACTATTAACCCATTTGCAACTGGTGTAGCAGCCGATGCTGCTGGTGTCAGCATCGCAGACGGAATGATTTGGCGGATTATTCAATGGTTTATCCTTGTCGGCATGTCCATTTGGTTTGTTTATAATTACGCTAGTAAGATTGAAAAGGATCCAAGTAAATCATTGGTCGCAGACAAGGCAGAAGAGCATAAGGAATTCTTCCAATTGCAAAACTCTGGAGAAGACTTAAACAAACGCCAACGAAACGTTTTGACCATTTTTGCCTTGACCTTTGTCATTATGATTCTTAGTTTGATTCCTTGGGAAGATTTTGGTATCAAACTCTTTACTAATATCAATACTTGGTTAACCACAATGCCTATCTTAGGGGGAGCTATTGGGAAAACCATGGGAGCATTTGGTACTTGGTACTTCCCAGAAATCACCATGCTCTTTATCATGATGGGTGTCTTGGTTGCTATTGTTTATCGTATGAGTGAAGATGATTTCCTTAGTTCATTCTTGACTGGTGCAGGTGAATTCTTAGGTGTTGCCATGATCTGTGCTATTGCGCGTGGTATTCAAGTTATCATGAACGGTGGTATGATTACAGCAACTATTCTTCACTGGGGCGAAACTGGACTCTCAGGATTGTCTTCTCAAGTCTTTATTATTCTTGCCTATATCTTCTACCTCCCAATGTCCTTTTTGATTCCATCAACGTCAGGACTTGCTGGGGCAACAATGGGTATTATGGCACCGCTCGGACAATTCTCAAATGTTCCTGCCCACCTTGTTATCACTGCCTTCCAGTCAGCTTCTGGTATTTTGAACATGATTTCCCCAACCTCAGCAATCGTTATGGGAGCTCTTGCACTTGGTCGAGTTGACCTTGGTACTTGGTGGAAATTTATCGGTAAATTTATTGTAATGGTTATGCTTGTGAGCGTGCTATTACTTGTAGTTGCAACATTCTTTTAA
- a CDS encoding GNAT family N-acetyltransferase, whose translation MVKVIVGQEPFQRAASLYLRFCVFVLERNIAMADEFDANDEKGTVYAVVYEKDQPVSTGRFLAETKTEARLTRIATLKDYRGRGYGAKVIEALEAYAKDKGFHQLTIHSELTAQTFYESLGYQAFGSKYLEDGEYCQSLVKTIA comes from the coding sequence ATGGTAAAGGTGATTGTAGGCCAGGAGCCTTTTCAAAGGGCAGCTAGTCTTTATCTTCGCTTCTGTGTCTTTGTTCTTGAACGAAATATTGCTATGGCAGATGAATTTGATGCCAATGATGAAAAAGGGACGGTCTATGCAGTCGTTTATGAAAAAGACCAACCTGTTTCTACAGGACGATTTTTAGCTGAAACGAAAACAGAAGCACGATTAACACGCATTGCAACCTTAAAAGACTATCGAGGGCGAGGCTACGGTGCTAAAGTGATTGAGGCACTGGAAGCCTATGCCAAAGATAAAGGCTTTCACCAACTAACCATTCACAGTGAATTAACAGCACAAACCTTTTATGAAAGCCTAGGTTATCAAGCCTTTGGTTCCAAGTATTTAGAAGATGGTGAGTATTGTCAATCACTTGTAAAAACCATTGCTTAA
- the argF gene encoding ornithine carbamoyltransferase gives MTQVFQGRSFLAEKDFTRAELEYLIDFSAHLKDLKKRGVPHHYLEGKNIALLFEKTSTRTRAAFTTAAIDLGAHPEYLGANDIQLGKKESTEDTAKVLGRMFDGIEFRGFSQRMVEELAEFSGVPVWNGLTDEWHPTQMLADYLTVKENFGKLEGLTLVYCGDGRNNVANSLLVTGAILGVNVHIFSPKELFPAEDIVTLAEGYAKESGARILITEDADEAVKGADVLYTDVWVSMGEEDKFKERVELLQPYQVNMDLVKKAGNDNLIFLHCLPAFHDTNTVYGKDVAEKFGVKEMEVTDEVFRSKYARHFDQAENRMHTIKAVMAATLGNLFIPKV, from the coding sequence ATGACACAAGTATTTCAAGGACGTAGCTTCCTAGCAGAAAAAGATTTTACACGCGCTGAATTAGAATATCTTATTGATTTTTCAGCTCATTTGAAAGATTTGAAAAAACGTGGTGTGCCTCATCACTACTTAGAAGGTAAAAATATTGCCCTCTTATTTGAAAAAACATCAACTCGTACGCGTGCAGCTTTTACAACAGCAGCCATTGACCTAGGTGCTCACCCAGAATACCTTGGTGCCAATGACATCCAACTTGGTAAAAAAGAATCAACTGAAGACACTGCCAAAGTATTGGGTCGTATGTTTGATGGGATTGAATTCCGTGGCTTTAGCCAACGCATGGTTGAAGAATTGGCAGAATTCTCAGGTGTGCCAGTTTGGAATGGCTTGACTGATGAGTGGCACCCAACCCAAATGCTTGCTGACTATTTAACAGTGAAAGAAAACTTTGGTAAACTTGAAGGCCTTACCCTTGTTTACTGTGGTGATGGACGTAACAATGTTGCCAATTCCCTTCTTGTGACTGGTGCTATCCTTGGTGTTAACGTTCATATCTTCTCACCAAAAGAACTCTTCCCAGCAGAAGACATTGTAACATTGGCTGAAGGTTATGCTAAAGAAAGCGGCGCTCGTATCCTCATCACAGAAGACGCTGATGAAGCTGTTAAAGGCGCAGACGTGCTTTACACAGACGTTTGGGTATCAATGGGTGAAGAAGACAAATTCAAAGAACGTGTTGAATTGCTTCAACCATATCAAGTCAACATGGATCTTGTTAAAAAAGCAGGAAATGACAACCTTATCTTCTTGCACTGCTTGCCAGCTTTCCATGACACAAACACCGTTTATGGTAAAGATGTTGCTGAAAAATTCGGCGTCAAAGAAATGGAAGTCACTGACGAAGTCTTCCGCAGCAAATACGCTCGTCATTTTGACCAAGCTGAAAACCGTATGCACACCATCAAAGCGGTTATGGCAGCAACGCTTGGTAACCTCTTTATTCCAAAAGTGTAA
- the arcA gene encoding arginine deiminase, which translates to MTAQTPIHVYSEIGKLKKVLLHRPGKEIENLMPDYLERLLFDDIPFLEDAQKEHDAFAQALRDEGVEVLYLETLAAESLVTPEIREAFIDEYLSEANIRGRATKKAIRELLMSIEDNQELIEKTMAGVQKSELPEIPAAEKGLTDLVESNYPFAIDPMPNLYFTRDPFATIGTGVSLNHMFSETRNRETLYGKYIFTHHPIYGGGKVPMVYDRNETTRIEGGDELVLSKDVLAVGISQRTDAASIEKLLVNIFKQNLGFKKVLAFEFANNRKFMHLDTVFTMVDYDKFTIHPEIEGDLRVYSVTYDNEKLHIVEEKGDLAELLAANLGVEKVDLIRCGGDNLVAAGREQWNDGSNTLTIAPGVVVVYNRNTITNAILESKGLKLIKIHGSELVRGRGGPRCMSMPFEREDI; encoded by the coding sequence ATGACTGCTCAAACACCAATTCATGTTTATTCTGAAATTGGCAAATTGAAAAAAGTTTTGCTCCACAGGCCTGGCAAGGAAATTGAAAATCTCATGCCAGATTACTTGGAACGTTTGTTGTTTGACGACATTCCATTTTTGGAAGATGCCCAAAAAGAACACGATGCTTTTGCCCAAGCTTTACGTGATGAAGGCGTTGAAGTATTGTACCTTGAAACCTTAGCTGCTGAATCTCTTGTCACACCAGAAATTCGTGAAGCTTTCATCGATGAATATTTAAGCGAAGCTAACATTCGTGGAAGAGCTACTAAAAAAGCTATCCGTGAATTGTTGATGTCTATCGAAGATAATCAAGAATTGATTGAAAAAACCATGGCAGGGGTTCAAAAATCTGAACTTCCAGAAATTCCAGCTGCTGAAAAAGGCTTGACTGACTTGGTCGAATCCAATTATCCATTTGCCATTGACCCAATGCCAAACCTTTATTTCACCCGTGACCCATTTGCGACTATTGGTACAGGAGTTTCTCTCAACCACATGTTCTCAGAAACTCGTAACCGTGAAACCCTTTATGGTAAATACATTTTCACACATCACCCAATTTATGGTGGTGGCAAAGTGCCTATGGTTTATGACCGTAATGAAACCACTCGTATTGAAGGTGGGGATGAACTCGTTCTTTCAAAAGATGTGCTTGCTGTTGGTATTTCTCAACGTACAGATGCTGCTTCTATTGAAAAATTGTTGGTTAACATCTTTAAACAAAACCTTGGTTTCAAGAAAGTGTTGGCCTTTGAGTTTGCAAACAACCGTAAATTCATGCACTTAGACACTGTCTTTACCATGGTTGACTATGACAAATTTACCATTCACCCAGAAATTGAAGGCGATCTTCGCGTTTACTCTGTTACTTATGACAACGAAAAACTTCATATCGTTGAAGAAAAAGGTGATTTGGCAGAACTTCTTGCTGCTAATCTTGGTGTTGAAAAAGTTGACCTTATCCGTTGTGGTGGTGACAACTTAGTAGCAGCAGGTCGTGAACAATGGAACGATGGTTCTAATACCCTTACTATCGCACCAGGTGTAGTTGTGGTTTACAATCGTAACACCATTACCAATGCCATTCTTGAATCTAAAGGATTGAAATTGATCAAGATTCACGGAAGTGAATTGGTTCGCGGTCGTGGTGGACCTCGTTGTATGTCAATGCCATTTGAGCGTGAAGATATTTAA